TGACTTCGCGATTTTGCGGGATGTATTTGCCAAGGCGCAGCCGGAGATTGTGCTGCATCTGGCAGCCCAGCCCCTTGTTATCAAAAGCTACGAGGAGCCGGTGCTGACATACGAAACCAACGTCATGGGCACGGTGAATGTGCTGGAGTGTGTGCGGCAGACGGAAAGCGTAAAATCTTTCCTCAATGTCACCACGGACAAGGTCTATGAAAATAAGGAATGGGCCTGGGGCTATAGGGAAAATGAGCCTTTGGATGGCTATGACCCCTATTCCAACAGCAAAAGCTGCTCGGAACTGGTCACCCACTGCTATAAAAAGAGCTTTTTCACCGATGCCCGCTGTGCCATTTCCACCGCTAGGGCAGGCAATGTCATCGGTGGCGGGGATTTTTCCGCAAACCGTATCGTGCCAGACTGCATCCATGCCGCCTGTGCCGGGAACACCATTGAGGTGCGCAATCCCTATTCCACACGTCCATACCAGCATGTGCTGGAACCTCTCTTTGCTTACCTACTGATTGCCCAGGCCCAATATGAGGACAGCACATGTGCAGATTGGTACAACGTGGGCCCCGACGAATGCGATTGCGTTACCACCGGCGAGCTTGTGGATATTTTCTGCCGCCAGTGGGGAGATGGGGTCAATTGGCAAAACATCAGTGTAGAGGGGCCACATGAGGCCAACTTTCTGAAGCTTGATTGCTCCAAAATAAAAAGCCGCTTGAAGTGGCGGCCAAACTGGCATATTAAAGATGCCCTGCGGGAAACGGTGGCCTGGACCAAGGCTTGGCAACGTGGTGAAGACATGGCCAAAGTAATGGATAAGCAGATTGAAGATTTTTTAGGAGGATGCAATGAATAAGCAGGAAATGCATGACAAGATTCTGGCCATGGTGCGGGAGTATTGCGATACTTACCATAATCAGGATGTAGCATATAGGAAAGGGGATCGCATTCCCTATGCCTCTCGGGTCTATGACCATGAAGAAATGGAAAACCTCGTGGACAGCGCTCTGGAGTTCTGGCTTACCTCTGGCCGCTATGTGCTGGAGTTTGAAAAGGGCATGGCAGAATACCTGGGGACAAAGTATGTAGCTGTGGTAAACTCTGGTTCCTCTGCTAATCTTCTGGCCTTTATGACCCTGACATCTCCGCTTCTCAAAGACCGCCGCATCTGCCGGGGGGATGAGGTTATCACGGTGGCGGCAGGTTTCCCCACCACGGTCTCTCCTATTATCAACTACGGGGCAGTGCCGGTGTTTGTGGATGTGACCATACCCCAGTACAACCTTGATGTTACCATGCTTGAAGCAGCATTGTCCGCAAAGACCAAGGCGGTGATGATCGCCCATACCTTGGGCAACCCCTTCGATCTGCAGGCAGTAAAAGACTTCTGCGACAAGCACAACCTGTGGCTGATAGAAGATAACTGCGATGCGCTGGGTTCCCTTTACACCATCAACGGGGAGGAGAAGCTGACAGGCACCATCGGTGACTTGGGTACCTCCAGTTTCTACCCGCCCCATCATATGACCATGGGCCAGGGGGGAGCTGTCTACACCTCTAACCCTCTGTTGAACAAAATCATGCGCTCTTTCCGTGACTGGGGTCGTGACTGTGTCTGCGCCTCCGGCCAGGACAACTTCTGCGGCCATCGCTTTGATGGCCAGTACGGGGAACTGCCCAAAGGCTACGACCACAAATACGTCTATTCTCATTTTGGCCTGAACCTCAACATTACGGACATGCAGGCGGCGATAGGTGTGGCGCAGCTGAAAAAGTTCCCGCAGTTCGTGGAACGCCGTCGTTACAACTTTGACAGGTTGTACAAAGGTTTGCAGGAAGTCAGCGATAAGCTGATTCTGCCAGAGCCAGTGGAAAACAGCAAGCCAAGTTGGTTTGGCTTTATGATGACCTGCAACGGTGTAGCTCGGGATGAGATAGTGCCCTACATCGAAAGCAAGGGTGTGCAGACCAGAATGCTCTTTGCGGGAAACCTTATAAAGCACCCCTGCTTTGATGAAATGCGGAAAAGTGGTGAGGGATATCGCGTAGTGGGCGACCTGGCCAACACAGACCGCATTATGAGGGATACCTTTTGGGTTGGTGTTTATCCTGGCATGACGGATGAAAAGATAGACTATATGGCCAAGGCAATCAAAGAAGCTGTATGTCTGTAAGATATTTTCAAGGTCAGGATACTTCGAAAATTGATTCCAAATAGAGATGGCGGTCATATGATGAAAAAACGTATTTTGGTTACGGGAGCGACTGGATTTTTAGGTAGTCATTTGATAAAACGATTGCTTCGTGAGGGGCAGGAAGTTGTTATTCTGAAACGTAGCTTCTCAGACATTTCTCGCATTGCGAGAGAAATGAAGCAGCTAAAAGCCTACAATCTTGACGAGATTTCCAATGTAGCACAGGTGTTCCAAGAACAACATATAGATGTGGTGATTCATACAGCTACATGCTATGGGAGGAATAGGGAGACTGTTCAGCAGGTTTTTGAAACGAACATAGTGTTTCCTTTGTCATTGTTAGAAACAGCCACATTCTTTAATACGGATACATTCTTTAATACGGATACAATTTTATCAAAATATCTAAACTGGTACGCATTGTCAAAAAAACAGTTCTCTGAAATTGGAAAACAATTTGCACATGTTGGGAAAATAAAATATATAGATGTGGTTTTAGAGCATATGTATGGAGAAGGGGACAGTAATTCGAAATTTATTCCCTTTCTCTTGAAATCTTTGCAGGATAATGTACCAGAATTGAAGTTAACAGCAGGAGAACAGAAGCGAGATTTTATATACGTTGAAGATGTGATAGATGCATACTGGAAAATAATGATACAACAGGATAATGCAGAACCGTATCAACGCTACGAAGTCGGAACGGGAAAGCCAATACGTATAAAAGATCTTGCCTTGCAGGCTAAAAAAATCCTAGATAGCAAAACACAGCTGAATTTTGGCGCAATACCGTATCGAGAAGGGGAAATAATGGAGTCAAAGGCTGATATATTCAAGTTAAAAGATTTGGGATGGAGCCCAAGCATTGATATAGAAACAGGTATGTTGAAAATGGTTGAATTTATGAAAGATTGCTAAGTTAAGTGCGGACACAACATAGATGTGAATTAGAAAACCTCGGCAATCTAAATGAGAATTGGCAATCATCGGTATTGAGGTGATGTGAAATGCCCTTATACAATGTTGGAATACCGTAGCTTGAAAGTGTATGGAAAAATTGGCGCAGGATACCCAGCCCTGAAAAATCGAATTTTTTTTAGGGTTTTTGCTGCACATCTTGTACACGGCGGCTGCATCGTGTGCAGAATCAAGAATCAAAGCGGAAATATTCCAGTCAGAGAAAACGCCTTGATGCAGGCCAGTCCGTGCAGCATGGCAGGAAGGTCATGGCGGGAAGCACGCTCCAGGACAGGGAAGACAGGCAGTCAGTAGAAGAAATTTCTGGACGAATCCAAGCCCCAATTGGCATTGGGCTGGGAGAACCAGCGCTTGTGGCAGCACTTGTCTATGCCCTGCTTATGGCAGTCACAGGTCGAGTGGCTGCGCTCACGGTTTGAGACCACAACGGGAGTGCCGTCACCAGCCAGAACCAACTTCTTGGTATTCAGAAGACCTTTGTGCATTGAGCCGGCCAAGAAGATACGGCTGAAGATTTTACCGATGATGGAAAGCTTGCTCTTGAGGATGCCTCCTGCACCATGCCCATCGAAATATTTGATGATGGTGGCAGCATGATCTTTGTCGAAGGACGGAGACTTTTCACCATTGCCTTTACCTTTAGGCGGTTTTTTCCTGCGATAGCGCAGGTGAGGCAAGAAATTGTTGCAGCCTGGCCATAAGCGGTGGAAGAAGTCATAAAAAGAGGCGAAGGAAGGTGTATGGTCGGGTGAAAAGCCCGAAATTATGGCCAGAGACTCATCGGACCGCAGACGCTCGGCCCAGTCAACAAGGGAAGTAGACTTAAGGCAGATGGAAAGCAAGTAGGAACGCAGCATCGAGGAAGGGAGCCATGCAGGACGACCTTCCTCTGAGTAGAAAGGGGCGCATGATTTCGTCAATGGGTGAAAGATCAAAAGCCAGGAGCCTGGCTGTCAGCTTGCACTTCTTCTTGTCGAACCGCTTGAGGTGGCTGTTGTGAATGCGTTGGGAGAGGAGCTGCTTATAAGCAGTGTGGGAGCCGTCTTTAGGCAATCTCAGCATGATGTTCACTTTCTTTCCAAGTACTATTGTACATGTGAAACATCAAACTGAGATGGGTGATACTCATTCGCAACAGCTTTTGCTACAAATTGTGGGGGCACATTGAATATTATGCCATGGTTCGAGACTGGCAAATAAATGGCTTTGAGTTTTCTAATTTACATGGGTATAAGGGGGAGGACATAGCCAAACTGTTTTCTCTTTTAAGCACTTCGGTCAAAACGGACACTGTTCCTAAATCGTTGCAGCCTGCAATGCAACAAAGCGTTATCTGCTGGGGCGATGGATCGCCTCTCAGGGAATTCCTCTATGTGGATGATTTGGCTAACCTTTGCGTGTTTCTGATGAATAACTACAGCGGTGATGAGACGGTTAATGCCGGTACTGGTAAGGAGCTTTCCATAAAGGAATTGACTGAGCTGGTGGCAGAGGTTATCGGCTATGAAGGTGAGATTGCCTGGGATACAAGCAAGCCTAACGGCACTCCAAGAAAACTTCTTGACGTTTCCAAGGCTGAAAAGCTCGGTTGGAAATATAAGACAGAACTGCGGGACGGTATCAGGTTGGCCTATGAGGATTTCTTGCACAATCCTGTTAGGGCTGAGAGATAAAAATAATGAGTGACGGATTGATAAATGAAGTTTAGGAGGGGAGGAATCTGATGAGCAAATCTTGTTTTGGTGCTTACGATATAAGAGGCATTTACCCTGCTCAGGTCAATGAGCAGCTGGCCTATGGCATAGGCCGCGCCTTTCCTGCCTTGATAAAAGGAAAGAAAATAGCCGTGGGACGGGATGTGCGGCTTTTCGGGGCTTCTTTGCAGGAGGCTTTGGTTAGAGGCTTGATAGAGGCTGGTGCAGAGGTTGCGGATATTGGTGTGGTGGGCACGGAGATGATTTACTTTGCTGTGCCTCACCTGAATCTGGACGGCGGCATTATGATCACCGCCAGCCACAATCCCAAGGAATACAACGGCATGAAGTTCGTGGGGCGGGATTCAGTGCCCTTGTCCAAGGAACTATTCAAGGCCTTGGAAGTGCAGGTGAGGGAGGGAAACTTTCCGCCTGTGGAGAGCGGCGGTGTTCTGTGGTAGACGGATATACTGGCTGATTATGTGGAGGCCATGCTTTCTTATGTTGATTTGGGCAGCCTGAAGCCATATAAAGTAGTAGTGAATGCTGGCAATGGGGCGGCGGGGCCGGTGCTGGATGCAATGGAAAAACAGCTGCCCTTTGAACTGGTGAAACTGGGCTGCATTCCGGACGGGAATTTCCCTCAGGGTGTACCTAATCCCCTGTTGCCGGAGAATCAGGCGGCTACGGCAGAGGCAGTGAAGAAATACGGCGCAGACTTTGGCGTGGCCTGGGACGGAGACTTTGATAGATGCTTTATCTATGACGAGCAGGGCAGGTTCATTGACTCCTGCTATATGGTGGGCTTTCTGGCTCAGGCCTTCCTTGCCAGGGAAAAAGGGGCGGGGATAGTCTACGACCCCAGGGCGGTGTTCAACATAGAAGATGCCATTACCAGCGGTGGCGGCAGGTCCATTATTTCCAAAGGCGGCCATGTGTTCTTCAAACGGAAAATGCGGGAGACAGGCGCAGTATATGGAGGGGAAATGAGCGCCCACCATTACTTTCGGGACTTCCACTACTGCGACAGCGGCATGCTCCCATGGCTGCTGGTGGCGGAACTCCTCTCCAAGTCAGGAAAGAGGCTGTCACAGCTGCTAGATGAGCGGATAGAGCGGTTCCCTGTGTCCGGGGAGAGGAATCTGCAGATGGCGGATGCCCCGTCTGTGATGGAGAAGATTGAAAAAGTCTACAGTGGCGAAGGACAGGTTTCGAAAATTGACGGGCTTTCGGTAGATATGGGGAATTGGCGGTTCAATCTCCGAGCCTCAAATACAGAGCCTTTGCTGAGGCTGAATGTGGAGAGCCGGGGAGACAGACAGCTGTGCATAGTCAAAGTTGAACAACTAATTGGAAAGATTTTAGGTTGTGATTGATATGCAAAAATACAAATCCAAAGCCGGACATCAAAGAATCCAATACAGCCACAATGCGAGTTCGATGGCTGGGGGGGCTGCCACTATGGAATAACTTGGCTTCACGACTGGTGAAGCGTTGGAAAGAGGCCCGGGAAAGGGTAGTTGAGTAGGGGCTATTATGGTTTGGAAGAATAAGTTCCATGAACGGATCAACGAATTGTGGAAACGTGCCAAAGACCAAAACCACAAAATGACACAGGTGGAGTATGCCAAACGGCTGGGCGTAACAAGAAATACGCTCATGGGCTGGCTGCGTGGCTCCGGTCAGCCGGATACAGACGGCCTTGTCCGCATAGCCAGCATAGAGAACGTCAGCTTGTACTGGCTGCTGGGGGATGAACGTCATGAAGACAAAGATGAGCAGGTCATGCTTCAGCTTTTCAAAAGCCTTAGTTCGGAATACAAATCGCACCTGCTGTTTTTGGCGGAGAAATTTAAACAAGATAGCTAGGGCATGTTGCTTAATTCAGCGTTTCCTTAAAAAAAGAGCAGTGAGCAATTCCGCAAGGGGAGGCTCACTGCTCTTGTACGTTTTACTTTTCCAGGGTTATGCTGTCCACCTTTTGGCCGCTTACGGTGAAGCATTCCACTGACAGCTTTTCCGGGGTGACTGACAGAACCAGATAATTTGGTTCCGTAGGCTGTGAGATGGCAGCTATATCAAGCGGGTCGGCAGGCACCTGGTATTGCTGGTCGCCGGCAGGGCCGCTCATGATGCAGACGGGGCCTTTGTCTGAGGTCTGGAAGTTTGACAGCGGCCCCCGGCGGCGGTAGGTGTGCATGTGGCCCGTGAGGATAAGGTCAGCGCCGGTCTCTTCAAGGGCGGGCAGCAGGGCGCGGCCTGCATCGCTGAAGCCGTAGGCGCTGTCCTGCCCCGGCTGGTATTCATCGTAGGCCAGTACGTCCTTGTGCATGAGTACCACCCGCCAGGGCAGGTCTTTTTTTTCGCGCTCTTTCAGCCAGTTCAGCTGGGCATTCAGCAGGTGGTCTTTGCCGAAGAAGCCGTCCAGTTCCAGCATTTGGGTGTTCAGCACGATGAATTCCACGGGACCGTAAGTGAAGCTGTAGAAATAGCCGTGGAAGGTGGCCGTGCCATTGCCGGGGAAGGTGAAGGTGCTGAGATACTTCCTGGGCAGGCAGTTTTTCCAGTCCAAGCCGTAGCATTCATGATTGCCCATGATGGGGACGAAGGGGTGGTTTGCATAGGGCGCCATAGCAGAGAGAAAGCCTTCCCACTGCCATTCGGCTTCGCCATTGTCTGCCAGATCACCCAAGTCAGCAAAGAAGGCCGCTTCGGGACAGCGGCCCCAGCCGGCAGCCAAAGTGTCCTGCCATACCTCATAGGAGACGTTTGTGCATTGGGAGTCAGTGAAGATCAGGGCTTTGAAAGAAGCCGTAGCAGGAGGCTTGGTACCCGGGGGAAAGTAGGCTCCTGGCACGGGGGTATCCATGGGGCTGGCCATAGCCCTTTGCCAGCTGTGGGGCAGCAGGGGGAGAAGGCCCAGGGAGAGCATAACCTGTCCTGTTTTTTGCAAGAATGTTCTGCGGGTCATAAGAAAGCCTTCTTTCTTAGTTTTGTACCTTGGCAGCTTTTCGTTCGTAAATCCAGGCACCTGCAATCAGAACTACAGCGGCGATGATCACCAGAATCAGTCTGGTGGGGTCCTCCTGAGCTGTGATGGTGTCGTGGCCGATGATGGCCTCGATGCCCGTGGAGGGGAATTTGCCGATAAAAGAAGCTATCACATAGTCGCGCAGGGAAATGGCAGACAGGGCGCCTACGGCATTCAGGAGGGCTGAGGGCAGGTAAGGCACCATGCGGGCAATCAGCATGACCACGAAGCCCCGCTCCCCGCTGTACTTGTCGATATTTGAGAGGGATTTGTGCTTCTGGATGATTTTCTCGGCACTTTCCCGGAAGAAGAAGCGCAGCAAGAGGAAGCTGATGGTGACCCCCACGGTCTCTGCCACGCAGGACAGCACAATGCCGGGGATGATGCCGAAAATCAGGGTGTTGGCAGTGGAGAAGATGATGGCGGGAGGAAAGCCGATGGCATTGACGCAGAGGGTGAGCCAAAAGGCGAAGAAAACGGCCCAGGTGCCGAAGGATTGGATATATTCAGCTGTCTCCTGTATATCGCCCCGGCCCAGCAGAGCCAAAAGGTTGGGCAAAAACTCCGGGTCAGCCAGATGGATGGCGGCGAATTGAATGATGATGGCAAAGAGGGCGGCAAACTTCACCCACCCCATGGATTTCCTGATAGCCAAAGCCATTCCTCCTAATAAATTTGCTGGCTTAATTATAACGCCATTGTTCAGATTTTGTCGACAGACAAAATATACTAATTAGCGTTTTCCCACGGGGACTAGCTTCGCGTCGCACGAGGCACGAGTTATAACGCCATGATTCAGATTTTGTCGAGATGCACATTATTTAACAAAGTCTGGCTGAAAAAAGGGTGGGGGTGCTGTCAATTTCGCCCGGGCTGTGGTATTATATTAGGGTGTGTATGCAGGAAAGAGAATTTTGAGGAGAATGATCGAGGGTGAAGCAGGTAAAGGGCAGGGAATTGTCTGCTGGCCTGACCATGGTCGCGGCTCTGCTTACGAGCCTTATTACAGTGCCGGGCTTGCTTTTCCAGGCGGGCATGGACTTCACGGCAGCTTTTATGTCCATGGGAGCCGTGAGCATTGCGGCGTCTGCCTGGCTGGCCTACAAGGGGCTGCCCCTCATAGCCATGCCCTCGGTGCCTATGGTTGCCTGGCTGGCCTATGTGGTGATCATCTCCAAGGGCTGCAGCTGGCAGGAAGTGCTGGGACTTTCGGCGCTGGTTTCCTGTGCAGGTGTTGTCCTGTTCAGCTTTGCCCAAGGGCCAAGGCTGTTTTCTGCTGTTCCTGTGTGGCTTAGGAAGTCGCTGGTTATAGGACTGGGCCTGATGCTCATCATGCAGGGGCTGGTGCAGGGGCGCTTGCTCATTGCCTCTCCCTGGTCGGCTGTGATGCTGGGAAATCTTCAGGATCCGCTGGCCTGGTGGAGTTTCATGGGGCTGATAGTGGGTGCGGTGCTGCTGGCGGCCAGGTTTGACTGGGCGCTGGGGGCGGTCTTTCTGCTCATTGCGGGACTGACCTTTATGGAAGGCTTCTGGATTCTCCCTGCCACTCCGGGGCTTTTGCCTGAGGGGCTGGAAAAGGTCCTGGGGCAGGCTGCCTTTGGCGGCGATTGGGCCGGGGCACATACGTTGGACTTCTTTCTCATGGGGCTGGTCATGCTGCTGGCAGTGAGCTCGGAATCCTGGTGCCTATGGCAGGGAATGCCAAGGGAGGAAGGAAATCTGCGGCCTGTCCTCAGAGGACTGGCTGGCTTTAGCCTGATAGGAGCATTTCTGGGGTGCCTGCCCCTTTCTCTTTCACCGCTTTCAGCCGCAGGCTGGGAGTCAGGCGGCAGGAGAGGCAGAACGGCGGCTTTTGCCCTGTTGGCGCTGGCTGCCATTTGGTTCATGGAGCCGGTTATAGCAGAGCTGTCAAGCTTTCCTGCCATGACGGTGCCGCTTCTGGTCCTGCCAGGGGTGTTGCTCATCTGGCGGCAGCTGGAGGATTTCAGCCCTCACCGCCTGGCTTTTGAAGAGTTCCTGCCGGGACTCACAGCTGCTGTGATCATGGCGGTTTCCTTCAATGTGTCGGCCGGAGTGGGAGCGGGGCTGATTGCCCGTGCGCTGCTCTTTGCTGCCGCAGGCAGGAGCAGGGAATTGTGTCCTGCTGAAACAGGTCTGGCGATTCTCTTTGCCGTATATTTTCTGGTTATATATCTCTGATTCAAGAGAGAAATATATTTTTCCGCAAGTTCAAGGTAAAGTTTTTAGGGAGTGTTCTTTTCGTGAAAGTTTCGTTTTGGTACGGTAAAGCCATTGCTTGTTCACTGCTGGGAGTTCTGGCAGTTTCTGCCCCTGCTTCTGAGGTTTCTGCCCGTCATCACAGCAGCCCTGGGGAGACGAAGGTGCTGGACAGGCAGATTGCAAGTGATGTGAAAAGCATGACGGACAGGAAGGTGCAGGACGCCACCAGCCGTGGGGATTTTCAGGCCCGCATCCACGCCATTCTGGAGCAGAATGAGAAGGAAAAAAAGGCACAGCAGGAAAGCTTCAATGTGCGGCAGACGCTTTCTGCTGATGACGATGAGATTCTGGGCACGCCGCTGGCCAGCCAGCAGCAGTGCGTGAATTACCTTCTGAGCGTGAATCCCCGTCCGGCAATTTCTGTTTCTCCCGAAACGCTGGTTTCGTACTATTACGAAGAGGGAGCCCGTGAGGGTGTGCGCCCCGATGTGGCTTTTGCCCAGGCACTGAAGGAAACCGGCTTTTTCCGCTATGGCGGCACGGTAACCGCTGACCAGAACAACTATTGCGGTCTGGGCACTACCAGCGCCGAAGTGAAGGGGGCCTACTTCCCTTCCTCCCAGCTGGGCGTGCGTGCCCATATCCAGCATCTGCTCGCTTATGCCTCTACCAGGAAGCCCGTGGAAGCGGTGGTGGATCCCCGTTACCAGCTGGTGCGTTCCTCCTATGGCAAGCGTACTCTGGGCCGTTGGGAAGATTTGAACGGCCGCTGGGCAGTCCCTGGCTATTCTTACGGCCAGAGTATTCTCTCCATGTTCAAGGACATGCTGCGCAAGTAAATTTCAGCCCGTATGGGTGTAGATAAAGAAAAGGATGAATAACAGCCAATGATTACAACCAACAATGTGAGTCTGCAGTTCGGCAAGCGCGTGCTTTACAAAGATGTGAACCTGAAGTTCACTCCGGGCAACTGCTATGGCATCATCGGTGCCAACGGTGCGGGCAAGTCCACCTTCCTGAAGCTTCTCTCCGGTGACATCGAGCCTACTGGCGGCAACATCGAGATTACTCCGGGTGAGCGCCTGTCTGTGCTGAAGCAGGACCATTATGCCTTTGATGAATTTGAGGTGCTGCGCACGGTCATGATGGGCAACAAGCGTCTGGTGGAAATCATGGACGAGAAGGATGCCCTCTATGCCAAGCCGGATTTCTCCGATGAGGACGGTATGAAGGCGTCCGAGCTGGAAGCCGAGTTCGCGGAGATGAACGGCTGGGATGCCGAGTCCGAGGCTGCCCGCCTGCTGAACGGTCTGGGCATTCCCGAGAATGAGCACACCATGCAGATGGCAGAGCTCACTGCCAAGGAGAAGGTGCGTGTGCTGCTGGCCCAGGCTCTCTTCGGCAATCCCGATATCCTGCTGCTGGACGAGCCTACCAACCACCTGGATGTGGAGTCCATCAACTGGCTGGAGGACTTCCTGGCTGGCTTTGAGAACACGGTCATCGTGGTTTCCCATGACCGTCATTTCCTGAACCAGGTCTGCACCTATATCTGTGATGTGGACTTCGGGGAAATCAAGCAGTATGCCGGCAACTACGACTTCTGGTATGAGTCCAGCCAGCTGGCTCTGCAGATGGCCAAGGATGCCAACAAGAAGAAGGAAGAGAAGATCAAGGAGCTGCAGACCTTTATCCAGCGGTTTGCAGCCAACGCTGCCAAGTCCAAGCAGGCTACTTCCCGCAAGAAGATGCTGGACAAGATCACCCTGGACGACATCAAGCCGTCCTCCCGCCGCTATCCCTACATTGCCTTCACTCCCGATCGTGAGGCTGGCGACCAGCTGCTGACGGTGGAGGGCATTTCCAAGACTGTGGATGGGGAGCAGGTGCTGAAGAATGTGAGCTTCACCCTGAAGCGCGGCGACAAGGTGGCCTTTGTGGGTCCCAACAGCATCGGCAAGACCATGCTCTTCAAGATTCTCATGGGCGAGGAGGAGCCGGACGAGGGTTCCTTCAAGTGGGGTATCACCACCACCCAGGCATATCTGCCTGCTGACAACTCCGCTTACTTTGACGATATCGACCTGAACCTGGTGGACTGGCTGCGCCAGTACAGCAAGGACCCGGATGAGACCTTCGTACGCGGCTTCCTGGGCCGTATGCTCTTCTCCGGCGAGGAAAGCCAGAAGAAGGCGCAGGTGCTCTCCGGCGGCGAGCGGGTGCGCTGCATGCTGTCCCGCATGATGCTCTCCGGTGCCAATGTGCTGCTCTTGGACGAGCCTACCAACCATCTGGATCTGGAATCCATTACGGCCCTCAACAACGGCCTCATGGACTTCAAGGGCACGGAGCTCTTCGTGTCCCACGACCATCAGTTCGTCCAGACCATTGCCAACCGCATCATCGACATCACTCCCGATGGGGTGGTGGACCGCGTCACCACTTATGACGAGTTCCTTGCCAATGAAACGGTGAAGCAGCAGCTGGCAGAGAAATACGGCAAGAAGTAAGACTTTAGCAGCTAAATTTTCTAAGAACCGGAGGCGTGGCAATGCTCAAGAGATTTTTCCAGGGGCGTGTAGAGGATACCAGTACCACGACGCGCCTCAAGGAAATGGTGAACGTCTTGCGCAAGCGGGAAGTCATGGGGGGCATGACCCCCGAGAAGCTGCGGGCAGTGCTGGAGGATCTGGGGCCCACTTTCGTGAAGCTGGGCCAGGTCATGAGCATGCGTCCCGACTTCCTGCCTCCCGAATACTGCGAGGAGCTCATGAAGCTCCAGACAGAGGCGCTGCCTTTGCCTTTTGAAACCATTACCGAGGTCATAGAGCAGGAGT
This genomic interval from Selenomonas sp. AB3002 contains the following:
- a CDS encoding ATP-binding cassette domain-containing protein; this translates as MITTNNVSLQFGKRVLYKDVNLKFTPGNCYGIIGANGAGKSTFLKLLSGDIEPTGGNIEITPGERLSVLKQDHYAFDEFEVLRTVMMGNKRLVEIMDEKDALYAKPDFSDEDGMKASELEAEFAEMNGWDAESEAARLLNGLGIPENEHTMQMAELTAKEKVRVLLAQALFGNPDILLLDEPTNHLDVESINWLEDFLAGFENTVIVVSHDRHFLNQVCTYICDVDFGEIKQYAGNYDFWYESSQLALQMAKDANKKKEEKIKELQTFIQRFAANAAKSKQATSRKKMLDKITLDDIKPSSRRYPYIAFTPDREAGDQLLTVEGISKTVDGEQVLKNVSFTLKRGDKVAFVGPNSIGKTMLFKILMGEEEPDEGSFKWGITTTQAYLPADNSAYFDDIDLNLVDWLRQYSKDPDETFVRGFLGRMLFSGEESQKKAQVLSGGERVRCMLSRMMLSGANVLLLDEPTNHLDLESITALNNGLMDFKGTELFVSHDHQFVQTIANRIIDITPDGVVDRVTTYDEFLANETVKQQLAEKYGKK